The following is a genomic window from Episyrphus balteatus chromosome 1, idEpiBalt1.1, whole genome shotgun sequence.
aataataataataataataataataataataataataataataataataataataataataataataataataataataataataataataataataataataataataataataataataataataataataataataataataataataaNNNNNNNNNNNNNNNNNNNNNNNNNNNNNNNNNNNNNNNNNNNNNNNNNNNNNNNNNNNNNNNNNNNNNNNNNNNNNNNNNNNNNNNNNNNNNNNNNNNNNNNNNNNNNNNNNNNNNNNNNNNNNNNNNNNNNNNNNNNNNNNNNNNNNNNNNNNNNNNNNNNNNNNNNNNNNNNNNNNNNNNNNNNNNNNNNNNNNNNNTGAGAAGCGAGaaagaaattaagaagtttAAGAAGCTGCAAataaaagtttagtttttttgatattaagaaagtgctagttttttttgttagcagTTTTGAAGGTGTgtggaaaattaaaaaggagtttGGATATTCGCCAGGACGCACAGTGGAACGAGTGTATGGGAAAAAcggcaaaattaatatcttgggaataaaataagaaattcagcCAAATATGCTTGAAATAGTATTTTATCACTTATATCTATGATTGTAacctaaaaacaaagaaattgatACACTAGGATACTATAAATCTatgatattttatataaaaaagctgagcagcgaacttgtttttattttaatttttatttatgaatgttTGCTTATGTTTTGCTATCTAGATTACATTATTTTAATAGCTAAATAAatagttaaacaaatttatacttCTATACATAAAGTAATCACCATCACTTTCGGAAGAATTATGCATATTACTAAGATCTAACTCCATGGGCATAATTCTGCaatttaactattgttaaccCAGTAAAATTCATATTTGGGTCACTTTTTGAGAATTGAAATGCAGCACTAGTTTTGATGTTCAAATTTAAAGATATGACGCTATAAATAAATGATTAATCAAGTCGGTAATTGAATTCAACGTCTAACTCTTTTGAGTATGATCCAAACTagctttccttatttttttgtaccttgCTTACAACGCTTCTATCGAAAGAACAGCTAGGTATAGGTAAATGAATAAACCTTATTATGTTTTTTGCATGGAGTAAAAGTTTATTCACTGCTAGACATACAGTACCAGCTGTACTTCGAAAGATAAAGATTTCTTGTTCCAAAAATTAGTTCTTCAAACGTGTCCATATTTATTTCTCGACCAGCAGCAAGTGTTGtcaaaattaatgcaaatttaAAGATGATATTCTTATCTATACGGTTTATTTCGGAACTCAACTTTGGATTCAAAAAAGAACGTCGACTAGTATTGACATCAATTGTTGTGCCATACCCAGGTTTGGTCCACCAAAGGTCCCATTTTTTGCATGAAATTctctagaatatttttttttctttcatcaaacAGAAGCTTATGTTCTGGTCTAcgaacttgcaaaaaaaattaaagtgaagCCATCGTTGGTTATTGTCCATAAAGATCTCCTTCTTTCTCTGGCAATGATGCCATTTTTGCTTCAAACTGACACAAAAAGCCTCGAAATTGCTTTAAATTTCGCATTTTCTCCTTCATTAAGCTATTCCAATCCAATTAACTGCTTAATTTTGTtcgaaaagtttgaaattttcacaatcgAGCCATATTTTGAATAAGTCACCATTTTTGATGAACGCAGTTGATCTCATAAAATGTCAATTTCATAAAGAATTGCAAGTTGGAGCAggatttttttcgtgatttagtttaagaaaacattgctgattataaaacaaaaaagaacccAAGACCCATTTTCgaccatttttagaaaatacttATTAAAGTTAAgaacgatgtttttttttgggcacAAACAAATACACTAAAAATGGacattaaaaaaacacaaccacaaaaaaaatccacttttttaaaaaccatttttaatgaagataCCTTCATTACTATTATTAACCATTGTTGAATTGATTTATAACCACACGAATATTtccaaaactatcaaaaaactttcaaaaaataatccgaaaaaaataccaATGTTAACCCGTCGATTACTCCTACACCAAtcgatcaatttatttttttttttacattaagagCTTTCATATATTTAGGAAGActaaacaattaataaaaagtacCGCTAAAatagttgtattttttatttattgctatggGTCGTCCCACTGTGGGACGGGGCGAAgaaaatatttggaaaaattGAAGAGAAGGGAAGAAGAAAGGAAAATCCGGAAggggattttgataaaaagataaGTAGagtgtttttgatttattcgtttgatttaaaattgtagTCTATTTTAATTCGGTTGGCCTTTGTCTTCGTTTTGTTTTATCCCGATAATTTGCGGGACTCGTGACCCTCTATAaagtaattttcttattttccgtTTTCTTTCAGGACCGAGTAATAGCGGTCCATTCTTACGGTCTCTGTTATCTTATATTGCTATTTTGTCTTTTGCTTTGTTCCATATTTTCACTTCATAACTTTtactttgatttttaagattgttcaaaacaatcaccaacatttcttattaaaaattgtatttatattttgtttgaaaaaattagcccaGGCACTGCCAAAGTTtctctgatttttaaaaataaaattcttaaattccCCATTAGGGaaataaatcattttgttttcattcaaattactttgaagaaaaatttcagTTCCGATTTTGGTAAACAACCCATAAATAAAGTTTCCTGGCGCCCACCCTCAGCGTAAGTACGCCCCTGTACTTACCTACCTTCGATTTACCTTTTTTATTACATCCATTCAGCGtacataccttttttttatattcgaatttgcatacattgtttttttttatcaagcacAAATTCGTATAACCCACGACCCAACTGATGCCTAGCCGGTGAGCTGCATCATTGTTGCAGTTGTTGTTGCGATATTTTCTTTTGTCTGTCTTATCTCTCTCTCATCTTCGTTCGATTTTTGACATTTCGTCACAATCGAAATTTTCCTTCGCGGTGCCGGTTGCACATTTTCTTTATATAATTCGTTTGTTGATAAAAGTTATAAATTGGATTCGAATAATCCCAAGTCGCGGTTTTTAAGTAAAACTATTCGTCATCATAATCATCATAATCTTCCTAAATCTAATTCGCGAAATATTGCAACAATTTTGGCGACCATACGTGTGTTGGCACAAAAAGAAATccctggaaaaaaaattacatttttttgcataggtacctacctacctctGGCATATTAATTTAACCCCAATCGTGTTTGAAAACaagtgtttgttgttttgtggTGGAATAAAttgttccttttttatttttatttagttgtgtttttattctaaagttttttttatcccTAGGTTgattttaaattcttatttGGAAGTGTTTTGGTTACACAAAAAGAGGGGCAGCAGTTCATATACCTACCATTattgggtaattttttgtttcggtGGTGAAGATTGAAGAAGCTGCGTGACTTGCCTACCCGACGCCGACATACCGGTGGGCCATCAGATCttggttgttttgttgttgtggaGAAGGTGcaatatttttgcaaatttaaagaaaaaggaGTAAGATCATTTCAATTTaccatttcaattttatttgcccTTTACAAAAATCCAttctatattattattttattattacataGGTACATAGGTATTCTGTTTATTTCcatttacattgtttttttttgttgggttgTTCAATTACGGCATTTTATTTAGTTTCAATTTGGTttgcacattgtttttttttatatacacatTATAGTGTTATCTCTTTCTCGCtcgtggtgttttttttttagggattaaatttgttttggtaaATAGGTCAAATTATCGTGGTAATCAGTGTTCCCACTTTAGtacaattttaatacaaatttttttttgtgaatgatttaattttgttttaatacttttttttactactaTCGTGGTTTTGTAAATTGTATGCacaattttgatttcttttcacaaatttagtaaattttatttattttaaataattttaatacggTTTTACAAAAACTCATCgaggttaatattttttttaaatttgcaattaaaaattttgttttgtagttgggaattgattaattttttttttaatttgaaatttttggaaatagtTGTCAACGTATAATTTTTggctttgtttaatttaatattgaaattacCTTAAACGTTTTTCTTACAATAAGGGAATTAagagttcaaatatttttggatttccaATAGAGttgccatatttttttaatagagttGCCAACGTGCTTGgtattgttaaataattttttttattgttttaattatttttgaatcgCGTTTTAGTAcctttttatagtatttttttcgaaatggaaataaataaactttccCAAGACGAACTCGCTTACGAGTTGAAGTGGCGAGATTTAGAAATCGGGACAGTAGATCAAATGCGTAAAACGCTACAAAGTTAGGACGTAGGGATTCATTGGTTGTTCCTGCTTATCCCTTCAAATTTGAAGAGGATAAATTGGCAGTGGAAAAGAAATTAGAGGAGCTAGGGAAACTAATACTTAATGCTCCAAAATCAGAAAAATCGAAGGAATATTCGAAAATCTTAGTCAAAGTTGAGTGGGCACTGGCTAGATTAGATAGGTCAATCCCAAAAAATGAAACGGATGAGAAGAGCAAGCAggctcttaaaaataaattagttatgATTATGGCAGAATTGGAAGAAGACGAAGAGGATATTGATGATGAAGTAGGATATAAAAACGGACAGGGAAATAGTACAGGGTCGGATGTTGAAAAGCAGCGTTCAGCTGAACATCAAAATAGTGGGTCGGTGAATAATTCTGCCAGTACATCGACGGGCTTAGGAGTAGCAGACCCTAGGGAAGTTCGAAATAGGGACAGTTTTGGGTCAGAAAGCCCAATTTTGGAGCAGGTTGTTGTTCAACAACAAGTATAAAATTCACAGGTGAGCGATGCGGAGCCTCTGTAAACGCGTTTTTAGAACGGGTTAGTGAAAAATGCGAGTCGCGAGGGGTTCAGAAACCCAACTTTTTAGGTCCGCGGTTGATTTATTCGTAGGCAATTCGTAAGCAATTCGAAGGCAATAATTTGGTTTAGGGCAGTTAGGGTTTCAATTAATTCGTGGCCAGAACTTGTCAGAGAGTTGAAACTGGAGTTCTTGCCACCGAATTATGATGATTCGTTATTGGAAGAGATTAGGCATCGCACGCAAGGCAACGATGAGTCCATCGGCGTTTATGTGGCGACGATGCAAAACTTATTTAGTAGACTTTCGGAAGAAATTTCAGAACGGAGGAAGTTGTCAATGATTCAAAGGAACTTGACACCTTTCTACCAGACTCAACTTGGTTTAGCAAGACCAAATTGCATAAAAGATTTGGTAACCTTAGGTAGAGATTTGGAGGCGGTTAGGGCGAACGTGGAATCTTATGTTCCACCCCCAAATAGTCGAAATAAGAATCTGCTAGAACCAGATCTAGCATACATAGGGGTGGGAGTAGGAAATCCAACAGTTTCGGTTGTTGAGGAAAACAACCAAATTTTTCGATTTGGTCAGGGACAAAATTCGAACCCGTTTCGATCCAGGAATAGAGATACAAATTTGAATACTATAAATAGGGtttcacaaaataataattcaggGCAAATCGTTAGGTGTTTCAATTGCAATGGAGAAGGCCATTATGCAAATAGGTGTTCCGCTGCTAGGCGTTGTTATGGATGTGGGAGAGTTCGAGTTACTAGGAGTAACTGTCAACAGTGTTCGGGAAACGGGGAACGAACTTTCGGGTCAGTAGGACGGAAGTCCCGTTAAAATCTGCTAGGTCGCCTACTGGTAACCAGTCGGCTATCGTTAATTTAGGTTTCACGCTAGAACAAAATGGTAGGGATCAACGACCACATCTTGGTGTTGAAATTTATGGTGTACAAATGTTAGGACTTTTGGATTCGGGTGCTTCAAGCACAATAATAAGTAGATACGGATGGGAAATTTTGAAGGATTTGGGAATTCAGTTAGGAAAAACTGACTTAGGGAAAGTTATACTAGCGGATGGTGGAGGTATTGGAGTGGAAGGAAAAGTTTCACTCCCAattaaagttaaagaaaaagtaGTTTTATTAGAATGTTTGGTTATCCCATTACTACCCCATAAACTGATTTTAGGAGCAGACTTTTGGGCTTTATCGGGCATAGTTCCGGATTTGAAATCAGGGGAATGGACATTTTCGAACCAAAGTTCGTTGGCATCGTTGTGTACTGCGGAGCATTTAACGGAATTGAACGAGACACAAGGGGAAGAGTTGCATaggtttttagaaaaagtttttaatgaaaagcCAGAAGGGTTAGGGTGCACACAGATGGTGGAGCACAAAATTAGACCGAAAGCTGAACCAATCAAACAGAGGTATTACCCGGTATTACCTGTGGTTCAGTCTTTCATTGATAAAGAGTTAGAGGAAATGTTAAGGGATGGGGTTATAGAAAAATCTGACAGTCCATGGGCTTCTCCCATTGTCATGATAAAGAAGAAAGATGGCTCGTATAGGTTTTGTGTAGATTATAGGAAGTTGAATGAGGTTACGGATACGGATGCATATCCACTTCCGTATACCATATACGGATATAACTTAGATAAGTTAAATAATGCTAGGTTTTTGAGTTCACTGGATATTAAATCAGCATATTGGCAAATTCCAGTTGAAAAGGAATCACGGAAATATACGGCTTTTACGGTTCCAGGGAGgggtttatttcaattttgtaggATGCCAGTTGGGTTTATTGATACGGTTATAGGACCAGAGTTAGAACCATATGTTTTTGTCTATCTCGATGATATCATCATCGTGACAGACACGTTTGAAAAACATATGGAAGTTTTAAACGAGGTTTTTAGTAGGTTAATAAATGCGGGGTTAAAAGTAGGTAGGGAAAAATGTCATTTCGTTAGGTCGTCGTTAAAATTTCTGGGCTATGTTGTAGACAAAAACGGTCTACACATGGACCCAGAAAAGGTAGAAAGTATGTTAAACATTCCATCGCCAAAAAGTAGTAAACAAGTTAGAAGTGTTCTCGGTACAGTATCCTGGTATAAGAGATTTATTCTGAACTTTGCGAGTTTAGTAAAACCGTTGACCGATCTTCTGAAGAAGgataaaaagtttgtttgtaGTAGGGAATGTGAAGAGAGCTTTAGAAAAGCAAAAGAATGTTTAGTTGCGGCACCTATCCTGACGTGTCCGGATTTTTCGAAGCCTTTTGTTCAGACAGATGCTTCTGATTTCCGGATTGGGGCAGTTTTAACACAAGATTTTGAAGAGGGAGAAAAGGTGGTCTGCTATTTGAGCAGATCACTAAATAGAAATGAGAGAAACTATTCCACTACAGAAAAAGAGTGTTTAGCAGTTCTGTGGGCAATAGAGAAGTTGAGGCCATATCTGGAGGGGGTGAGATTCCAGGTGATTACCGACCACCATTCTTTGATACGGTTGAGCAAATTGAAGGATCCAGCGGGTAGGCTGGCTAGATGGGTTGTACGTATGCAGCAGTTTGAGTTCGACATTGTACATAGGAAGGGAAAAGATCATGTGGTGCCTGATATGCTTTCTAGGAGTGTACCGGTTTTAGCTGGGATTTCAGAACCCATAACTGATCCATGGATAGGGAAAATGATAGGAGAGGTGGAAAAGAAACCGTTGCCTTTTCCATCCTGTAGAGTGGAAGGGGGAAAGTTGTTCAAGTTTGTAAAGGCAAACCATATAGTAGTAAATGATACCAATTGTGAGTGGAAAAAAGTAGTACCCAAAAATGATAGGAAAAAGATTTTAGAAGGAAATCATGACCATCCGTTAGCAGGGCATATGGGGGTAAGAAAAACTTTTGGTAGGATTGTAAGATATGTCAAAGCGTGAAACCGATTAACGAGAAACCGGCTGGGTTGATGACGGAAAGGAAAGGGGTATCCAATCCTTGGGAGATGTTGTGTGTGGACTTGGTTGGTCCACTTCCTAAATCGAGTAGgggttttgtttatattctgaCTGTCGTGGATTATTTTACGAAATTCCTTTTGTTGTTCCCCTTAAGGTCTGCAACGGCTAAATCAGTTTGTAAAGAGTTGGAAGACAATGTCTTCTTGTTGTTCGGCGTACCCAAATTCGTAATCTGTGATAATGGTCCCAAATTCAAAAGCAAAGAGTTGAAGTCTTTGTGTGACAGCTACGGttcgaaaattaaatttacggCGCATTACCACTCCAGGCTAATCCGGCAGAGAGGATTAATCAAATCATCAAAACCACACTTAGGGCTTATGTTTCAGATAACCATAGGGCTTGGGATACGCAGTTGGCGAAAGTTGCGTGCAGTATACGCACGGCCCAGCACGATGTGTTAGGTGTATCGCCGTACTACGCAAATTTTGGTCGAGGAATGGTGACTTTTGGAGGCGAGTTAGGGGCGAAAATACGGTTGATACAAGGGAACAGTTTAGAAAGCTTAGGGAAGATATAGGGAGAAGATTAGAGTCGGCAACCAAAAAGGCGGCGAAAACATATAACCTTCGTAGGAGAGATGTACAGTACCTATCTCCCGAACGAATTGGTTTGGCGACGAAATCTTACCCTGTCAGAAGCAGCGAATTACTCTGCGAAACTAGCTCCTAAGTTTGTGGGCCCGTTTCTAGTTAAGAAACGATTATCACCATGGACATATACTTTGGTTGATGAGAGAGGTACGGATCGAGGTACCTGGACTGTAAGGGATTTGAAACCTTAATGTGATGACCCTGTAAATTAGCGGATGAGCTGCGCTAAGAGACATTGAGAGCCTTTGGGCTCGATGATATATTTTACTCTCGCTGTGAGCGATTGAGATTAAGTTGTTTTGTATTTGGTAGTGTGTGTTTTTATCATTGTGTTGTTTTACCTTTTTCACatcctttgtattttttttttttactttgctttCTTTTCTGAAAGCCAGTTTTCACTCCTCGGTAGGTAAGGGTGTGATTTGTTACGGTTAAATTCACCGCAATAAAAACCATTCTTAATACCTTTATTCGGACTATGTTCTTTTGATCATAGTCAAACTCTCGATATCTGTTTTCCCCTCCATCCCAACCATTCCCATTTTTCGACCCTCATTTCAGTCCGTCGTCCTCAGGTTTTTTTGAGAGTTACCCGGAGAGGATGACAAAGCAGGTACCCTTATTTGGATTTTGGATAGTCGTGCTGAGCCAGCGGACGGGCTGGAGACTCACACGAAATTATAACATTGATGAACCGATGAAATAGAGCGAGACAGAGCTCTTAACCATATAACGCAACAGTTGAAACAACCAGAGACATAAACACACACTTTACTTTTAAAAGGATTTTTAATATATCACAACACATTTTCATCATTTATTAGTATGGCTTAGAGCCCACcctaaatttaataattttacatTAATAAACATTGCCCGTAGAAAAAGAATGGAGTGCTAAACGCTCTACCCTTAATTCCCCCAAATCTGCGCAAAGGTCCACCGAACGTAGTTTTCGCGTTGTTAGTTTTGTTTGAGTATTTTCCTTCCTTCTTCATTTCtcgaaaatggttttataaggGTTGGGTCATTTGGGATATGCTTCTTCTTCGACACACTTTCAAAATTAATACATAGTAGAGTAACTGGGAGAATGCCCAGCATAATTATTTTCagctttttattctttttgctttctttttcttttcttaaaattgtagtttttgaAAAGTCTAAATCCGGCCATAGATTCGCCAAGTTTTGGGACAGTTCCAATAACTTGTGGAATCCATACAGTATGTGTGTGAGTGTGAGAGGTTCGTTGGAATTCGATCTCGGAGTGGCACCGTAGCTGAATTCCACGAAATTATGAGTGAGAGAGAGTGTATGTGTGAGTGGAAGTGGGGTCGAAGAAGACTAGAGGCTTATCATGACCAACCACTTTTTGGTTGACTACGAAAGCCGATACAAGTAAAGAATTTTGAGAAGCGAGaaagaaattaagaagtttAAGAAGCTGCAAataaaagtttagtttttttgatattaagaaagtgctagttttttttgttagcagTTTTGAAGGTGTgtggaaaattaaaaaggagtttGGATATTCGCCAGGACGGGGCGAAgaaaatatttggaaaaattGAAGAGAAGGGAAGAAGAAAGGAAAATCCGGAAggggattttgataaaaagataaGTAGagtgtttttgatttattcgtttgatttaaaattgtggTCTATTTTAATTCGGTTGGCCTTTGTCTTCGTTTTGTTTTATCCCGATAATTTGCGGGACTCGTGACCCTCTATAAagtagttttcttattttccgTTTTCTTTCAGGACCGAGTGATAGCGGTCCATTCTTACGGTCTCTGCTATTTTGTCTTTTGCTTTGTTCCATATTTTCACTTCATAACTTTtactttgatttttaagattgttcaaaacaatcaccaacatttcttatttaaaattgtatttatattttgtttaaaaaaattcagagTTTTAGCCCAGGCACTGCCAAGGTTtctctgatttttaaaaataaaattcttaaattccCCATTAGGGaaataaatcattttgttttcattcaaattactTTGAAGAAACATTTCAGTTCCGGTTTTGGTAAACAACCCATAAATAAAGTTTCCTGGCGCCCACCCTCAGCGTAAGTACGCCCCTGTACTTACCTACCTTCGATTTACCTTTTTTATTACATCCATTTAGCGtacataccttttttttatattcgaatttgcatacattgtttttttttatcaagcacAAATTTGTATAACCCACGACCCAACTGACTAGCCGGTGAGCTGCATCATTGTTGCAGTTGTTGTTGCGATATTTTCTTTTGTCTGTCTTATCTCTCTCTCATTTTCGTTCGATTTTTGACATTTCGTCACAATCGAAATTTTCCTTCGCGGTGTCGGTTGcacattttctttatttaattcgttTGTTGATAAAAGTTATAAATTGGATTCGAATAATCCCAAGTCGCGGTTTTTAAGTAAAACTATTCGTCATCATAATCTTCCTAAATCTAATTCGCGAAATATTGCAACAATTTTGGCGCCCATACGTGTGTTTGGCACAAAAAGAAATccctggaaaaaaaaattaaatttttttgcataggTACCTATCTACCTCTGGCATATTAATTTAACCCCAATCGTGTTTGAAAACaagtgtttgttgttttgtggTGGAATAAAttgttgcttttttatttttatttagttgtgtttttattctaaagtttttttttatccctaggttgattttaaattcttatttGGAAGTGTTTTGGTTACACAAAAAGAGAGGCAGCAGTTCATATACCATTattgggtaattttttgtttcggtGGTGAAGATTGAAGAAGCTGCGCGGCTTGCCTACCCGACGCCGACATACCGGTGGGCCATCAGATCttggttgttttgttgttgtggaGAAGGTGcaatatttttgcaaatttaaagGAAAAGGAGTAAGATCATTTCAATTTACCTACAAacatattcttttttatttatttttatttgctcttTACAAAAATCCAttctatattattattttactagctgacccggcagacttcgttccaccttttctaatatttatttctaGTTCTTGACTCAGTACCTTTTCCAATATTAACAAAAATCCGGTCACAACAACAAATGTAGTGTTAATAAAGAAGAATGAAGCGTTTTGTTATAAATTAAAGTAAACTTTATTTaagttaataaattattattgaattaaTCCCTGAGCGCAATAGAGTGCACAATATTTTTAGTTAGTCCGTCTGTAGCCAATACAAATAAACTTGATGGTTTTCCCACGCGAGAACATGCCACATTAAGTTGTCCATGGGAAAAGCAAGGCGTACCTAAATCTAAGCCACAAACGGATAACGTTTGGCCTTGTGACTTATTGATAGTCATTGCGAATGCCAATCTAATTGGgaattgaattcttttgaaatcaATTGGTACATCTGTGGGAATCATAGGGATTCGTGGCAGCAATACATTTTCGCCTCTGAACTTGCCATTCAAAATGCTGGCTTCGATAAcgtttttcattaattttttaattaccaaTCTTGTGCCATTGCAAAGCCGTGTTGGGTTTAAATTTCTTAGTAAAATAACCGGAGATCCaactttcaattttaaatgGTGCGGTGGCATGCCTGGCATATCCAATGAATTCAGAAACTCATTCGGATAATTCACAGCTTCGTTTGGATCGCAAACGGTATCGACAGATTTATATGAGACCAGGTCCCCTGGCAACAACTCTTGTATCTTTGAATTTAATTCATTCACGTCCACATTTTTTGCTGCCAAAATCGCTCTTTCTGACAGCCACTCCAGATTTTTGTATTGTGTTTGTACATCGGGAAATATGTGGTGGATAAGAGTATTTTGCGTATTAATGATTGTGCAGAAATCCGGCTGTAATTTTATGCATCCCGTATTTTCATGTACAGGAACTTTGCCATTGCCAATATCTAAtagttgttttgaaaaaatttcggCGTATGTATCCTGAAGCATTTGAACGCGCATGTTCACTGTGAGTTGTACTTTTTCAACATAACGCCAAAGTCGCGAAGATTTCAAGCATGCGTCTATTTCATCAGCATATGTTGAGCGTGGAATAACGGGAAGTGTTTGTCGAAAATCACCTGAAAGGAGTAACAGAGTGCCGCCAAATAgtttgccgttgttttttatatCCTTTAATGTTCTATCCAATGCTTCAAGCGAATGTTTGTGTGCCATAGTACATTCATCCCAAATGATAATTTTACACTGTTTTAGCACAGTGGCCATGGACGATTGTTTTTTTATGTTGCAGACTGCATCtgcattattttgaatatttaatggCAGCTTAAATGCTGAATGAGCAGTTCTGCTTCCGTCTTACAACGTGGCCGCTATGCCAGATGATGCAACGGCCAATGCGATGCC
Proteins encoded in this region:
- the LOC129905226 gene encoding ATP-dependent DNA helicase PIF1-like — translated: MATVLKQCKIIIWDECTMAHKHSLEALDRTLKDIKNNGKLFGGTLLLLSGDFRQTLPVIPRSTYADEIDACLKSSRLWRYVEKVQLTVNMRVQMLQDTYAEIFSKQLLDIGNGKVPVHENTGCIKLQPDFCTIINTQNTLIHHIFPDVQTQYKNLEWLSERAILAAKNVDVNELNSKIQELLPGDLVSYKSVDTVCDPNEAVNYPNEFLNSLDMPGMPPHHLKLKVGSPVILLRNLNPTRLCNGTRLVIKKLMKNVIEASILNGKFRGENVLLPRIPMIPTDVPIDFKRIQFPIRLAFAMTINKSQGQTLSVCGLDLGTPCFSHGQLNVACSRVGKPSSLFVLATDGLTKNIVHSIALRD